Within Streptomyces albofaciens JCM 4342, the genomic segment CGCGGCGAACTTCGCGACGGCGACACTGCAGCCCAGCCAGTTGATACGCAGGACCGTACCGTCGTTGGTGGCTGCGACCGACCCGCTGCCCTTCATGGCCCGGTTCAGGTACTCGATGACCTCACGGTCGTTGAGGTTCTTCCTCTGCAGGTGGTCCGGGGCGTTTTCGATGGCGTGCGCGAAACGTTCCAGGGCCTTGGTCGCTGCCGCGTCGCTGACGTTCGGTGCAGCCGACACGGCGGCCGGAGCCGCGCGGTGGGTGACGGCGTTGGCTGCCGGGCTGGCGAGCCCGAGTGTCACCGCCGCCAGCGCCGTTGTCGCAGCGATCCGTATCGTATTAGACTTCACTTGTTGCACTCCTTGTGCGATGCCGGGGAAGAGGGCATAGCGGAGTGACCGGTGAATAGCCTGCAAGCATAGACCGGTTACCCCGAGCCTTCTTCCCCATTCTTCTTCCTCAGGTCGCAGCAGCCGGGATCAGTGCCGCGTTAACGGGAAGCTAACACATCAAAAGGCATGCCCCCAGCGATCTTCCGCGATAAGCAACATGCCGCCCAACGGACTAACGCACATCGATATGCCAGGGGTTCGCGGTGGCGCCGTTTGGCCCGTGGAGCATCGCGGCCGGGAAGCGGCAGACGTGTCCCGGCTCCGGCCAGCCGGCCCAGTAGAGCAACGCAGCGAACCCCCGCCCGACCACCAGGCGGGGCTTTCTTCGTCAGCTTCGAAGCGTGCCCGGGCTTCGACGACGGTCACGTTGATCGTGAGGTCGTAGATGATGGCATCGTGCGTCGGCTCGGCCTGTAGCAGCCTGGGCACCATGGCCGTAGCACGTGGTGGGGGCATGGCAGGAGACAGCCTACCCGCCCCGGTTCAGGGCGAAGAGCCCTCCTGAGCACGTTAGTTGCCTGCTGGCCACCTTATAGTTCGCATCACAGGTACGAGATTCAGCCGTTCAATGACAACCAACAACGACCGTCAGTGACCGTCAGTGGACGCCAATGAACAATGACGGACGCCCCTGGACGAGCGGCAGGTGCGTCGCGCCTGGCCGAGGCGCATCCGCGGCCTGCGCACTGCTCAGACGAGTGCGGCACACTCCAGGCATGGCGAGCTACCAGCAGCGGAAAGCCATCGGCGGCGCACACGAAGAACACGTCGCGCACGAACTCACCCTGCGTGGTTGGGACGTCAGTCCCTGGGGGCAGGGCACTCTGACCGCGAACGTTCGCCGGGTCCTACGGACAACAGACAGCTCGATCCGGTGGATGCCTGACCTGATTGCCGTGCGGGGCGAAGACCTTGCTTTGGTCGACTGCAAGAGCCGCATGACCAGCGGCACAACTCACCGGCATGCGGTGGAACGCGCGGCGGTGCGCGCTCACCTCCAGCTCACCGCGTGGACTTACCTTCCTGTCTTCTATGTGTTCGACGATCTGGGCGTGCTCAGCGCTCACGACGTGCTGACACACGGCCGGAACGGACCATGGGCGTCACGGGGGTCGCGCGCGGCCTACTACCTGATCAGTACTGCGGTCGCTGTGCCGTTCGATGCTGTCTTTGGCGTGCACGAACACCGTGACCAGCTGGACACTGCCGCTTGACGGGCAGTGCCTGCCTGTCGCACCGTTCCCACCCCGGTGCCTGCCGCGAAAAGGAAGCACATCGCCTGCTGAAGGAGTGCGACCACGGGCACGCCGCAGATAGCACAGCCCGGACGGAAGACGCCCCGAGTGGAAGTCGGCGTTACATGGGCCTTCCGTATTCTCGCAGCGTCCTCGCGGCTCATGGTCCATACCGCTCGAAGTGCCGCCGCCCTTTGGGCGCTGGTTGAGGACGAGCGGACCGTGCGGTGGCAGCCGGTGGCTGTGAACGGGGAGTGGCCTGGGAGGGGCTTCGGTCTGAAGAAACCCCGCCCCCGATCGGGGTCAGTTGGCGGTGTGCTCGCGGTGCCAGGCGAAGAACGGGGCCCGGTGTTCGTCGTAGTCGGCCACGGTCCGTCCGGCGAGATGGGCCGCCGCGGCTGCCAGGTCCGTGGTGTCGTTGCTGCGCGGGCTGGCCGCGATGACCCCGTCGGTGTCGACGTAGACGAAGCCGTGCTCGAAGAGTTCGTCGCAGCCCATGAGGCAGGCGGGCATGATGTTGGCCATCAGGAGCCGCTCTTCGTGGGTGGCTTCGCTGCGGCGTTTGATGTGCGCGGCCCTGATCATGCGGGTGGGCAGGGTCCGGCCGCACAGCGCGCAGGTCGCGTGCGGGTGACTGCCGAGGAGTCGGCGCCGGAGCTTCTGCTGTTCGCGTCGGACGAGGACCTGTGCGACCGCGTTGGATTCACCGTCGTGCTGGACGCTGCCTTCGCCGGGAGGCGGGGCTACCGGCGGCAGTTCGGTGGCGAGCTGGGCTACCGAGGCAGTGCCCGAAAGAAGGAGGGCGGCGCCCTGCTTGTTCGCCGACAGCCGCAGGGCTTCCATGGCCTCGTCGCCCAGGGCAGCTCCGTGGACCTGCTGTTCTTCGTCGAATACGTCGATGCCGATGCGTTCGGGGTAGTCGTCGTCGGGCCAGACGGGCTTGGTGTCGGTGAACAGGGGCCGGGTGACCTGGGTGATGATGACCCGCTGGAGTGTGGCATCGGCCCAGCCGCCCGCCGCCCAGGATCGGCTGCTCCCAGGGAAGGTCGATACGGAAGAAGTCCGCATTGTGGGCGGCGATGTCCGCAAGCGCGGTCTTGATATGCCCGGCGTAGGCTTCGCACGCGTTGGCCAACTGGGTGCACGCGCCGACCAGGTCCGCGATCAGCGGCTCATCCGCCTGAGCCTGGGAAGGCGGGGCGCCTGTCCCGATGCAGCGCTTGAAGTAGCGCTGGAAGCTGTCTGCGGCTTCACCGGCGTGGCTGGCCCGTACCGTGGTCGCACACGCCTGGGCCTCGCCGAGGAACCGTTCCATCAGTTTCGCAGCGTGCCGCCAGGAGGCGGCAGCGTCCTGGGCCTTCTCGGCGGAACCCCGGTAGCGGTCACCACCTCCGGGCGCGAACTGGTCGTACCAGGCGGTGTCGCCGACGACCTCGGGCAGCTCACTTCCCAGGCCCAAAAAGCGGGAGGTGCAGTTCGTGGATGGGTCTCCCATGCCGTTGGTCGCGTCTTCCTGCTTGCCGAGCAGGTCGGCGCTGATCTGGTTCCCGGTGGCCATGTAGGCGCGGGCGCTGCGCATCAGGCCCGCGCCGGTGGCGCCCATGACGTAGGAGCTGTATCCGATCTGGTCCAGGGTGGTGGCTGCGGCCGGCGGAGGTATGCGGCCAGCGCTGGACGGCCATCGACTTGAACCTCGGCACGCTGGAGGTCGCCAACACGCGGACGATGGTCGGCAACACGAGGGTGCTGGAGAAGGACACCAAGACGGTGTCCGTTGAGCGGGCGCTGCCGCTGCCGAAGTGGCCGTGGGAGGCACTGAACAGGTTCCGTGCCCAGCAGGCGCGGGAGAAGCTGGCCGCGGGTGCGGGGTACACCGACACCGGGTACGTCCTCGTGGACGAACTGGGGCTGGCGCTGAACACGCGGCACTTGCGGGAGCACGCCTACCGGCTCATGGAGGAGCTGGGACTGCGCCGCGTGCGGCCAATCTCGCCGTGGCTAAGTGATCTCCCTGTGTGGGAGAAATTTGGGAGACGATCATGCGGACGGAACCCGGAGGAACCAGTAAGCAAACCGGCGTAACCCCCGTCAAATGAGGTGGGTGAGCTGGGGAACGAGTAGGTTCCAAAGGTCACCGATCGGGACGCCGCCATCTACACCATCTTCGAGGGCACGAGCGAGATACAGCGGCTCGTCATCGCCAGGACGGTGGCCGGGGTGCCGATCCGGTAGGCGGCCCGCACCGGGAGGCACGGCCCGTACCGGGCGCCGCCCGCCGGCAGTACCTTGGCGCCCTGTACCGGAGGAGGCGCCGTGGACGAGGAACTCGCCGCCCTCCTGGCCGGAGCGATCGGGCTCGCCGGGGCGGTGATCGGGGCCGCGGTCGGCGGGCCGGCCGGCTATTGCGCGGCTAAGCACAGCGCGGAGGGCCATGCTCGGGCCGGTGGAGGTCCACGACGCCGCACGCGCGCTGATCAGCGCGGCCGATGCCTTCGTGGCGGCGTACCGTGAACCGACCGTGCTGCCGCAGGCCGAGGAACCGGTACGGCTCGACGACGTACGGGAGCGGGTCGCAGGCCGCAGGGCGGACGTACCCGCCTGCCTGAGCACCTTCTCCGCCGCCTGCCGCAACGTCCTGTTGCGGCAGGGCGACAGCTGACCGGGGCGGCCCCGGCCCGTTCAGGCGGCCATGTCCTGCCGCGGCACCACCTTGAACACGTCGCCGTGTGCGGAGTACACCACGTGCACATCCTCCCCGGCGGCGCGCAACACCTCCACCACCGCGTCCAGCATCGGCAGCGACCGGGCACTGCCCGCGGGCAGCTGGCGCGGTAACGACACGGTGGGCACGCGGAGCGGTTCTTCAACGACGTTCATCACAGATGTCCCCATCTCGGCACGGAACTTCCCCCGTCCGCCGGCACCACCGTGCCGACGGCATGGCCAGCATCCGGCAGGGCGATGAACGGAAGCTCAACGACTGCGGGACGGCGTCAATCCGTGCAGGCCGGGGCGGTTTCGGCCGGTTCAGCCGGCGGCTTGCGGCGCCAGCGCCGCCGCGACCGCGCGGACGTACCCCTCCGGGTTGTCCAGCATGATGTTGTGCCCGCAGTCGGGCACCGGCACCACCCGTACACCGGCCGCCGTCAATTCCTCGGCGCCCGGCAGCGGGGCATCGGCCCCGGGCAGCAGGTACGTACGCGGAATCGCCAGCTTCAGCAGCAGCTCGCGCATCACCGGTTCGCTGCCCCGGGTGAGGTGCACGGCGCTGCGGTGCAGCGCCTCCAGACCGGCCAGCCGCATCGTGGACCACCAGTGCGCGCCCGCGGCGTCCCGTACCCGCTCCCAGCCGCCCGCGAGGAACTCCTCCTCGGAGAGCGCGGCGATGCCCCCGCTGCCCGGCCGGTCCCGCCGTGGGGTGACCGGGTCGAGGTTGGCGTCGATCAGGACGAGCCGCGCCACCAGGTCCGGGTGCCGGGCGGCGAGCACGATCGCCACCGAGCCGCCCATGCTGTGGGCGATCACGTCCGCCGCGCTCACCCCGGCGGCCCGCAGCGCCTCGGCGACGGCGTCGGCGTGTGCCTCCAGGGTGTAGGAGAAGCCGGTGGGCCGGTCGCTGATGCCGAACCCGAGCAGGTCCAGGAGCAGCGAGCGGTGGCCCGCCAGACGCGGGTGCACGGCCGTCTCGGCGAAGTAGGCGGGTGAAGTGGCGCCAAGGCCGTGCAGGTAGACGCGGACCGGCTCCTCGCCCGGCAGTTCCACCCAGCGGATACGGTCGCCCTCGGGCGTCACCACGGCGTTGCGCACGGTCGTCTCTCCTGCTCCTCGGACCCGGGCGGTGGCCCGGAACGGCTGCGGACGCGGGCCCGGCTGCGCGCGGCGCGGCGCGTGCGGGCGCAGGACAGCTTGCCAGGCCCGTGAATTCGCTGGCGGGTCGGGTCACGGTCCACCGATCATGGCGGTGATGCAGCCCACGACGAAGGTCCTCGTCCTGTGCGGCGCCGCCGGGGTCGGCAAGTCCACGACGGCGTACGAGATCTCCCACCAGCTCGGCCGCGCGGACGTCCCGCACGCCGTCATCGACACCGACCAGCTGGACCAGGTGCACCCCTGGCCGCCGCCCGGCCTGGCGCCGAGCGAACTGTCCCGCCGCAACCTGGCCGCGGTCTGGGCGAACCTGGCCGAGGTGGGCCACACCCGGCTGCTCCTGACGGGCGTGTTCGTCACGCTGGAACGGGAGTTGGCGTGGATCGCCGACGCCGTACCGGGCGCCGACATCACCTCCGTACGGCTGACCGCCGACGTACCCACCCTGGAACACCGGGTCCGCCGCCGGGAGATCGGCTCCGAGACGGCCGGCCAACTCGCCCGCACCCTCCGCCAGCACGCCGCGCTCCGGCGCCCGGAGCCGCCGGGCACGACGGTGATCGACACCACCGGCCGGACGGTGGCCGCCGTCGCGGCCGAGGTGGTGCGGGTGTGGCTGGGCGGGGGAGAGGGAGAGGGGTAGTGACAGGGGGTAGGGCGGATCCGCGGGGCCGTACCCGTCAGAGGCCGGCGCGCTCCATGAAGAGGGTCCGCAGGTGGGCCAGGCTCTTCTCGGCCAGGGGGCGCAGGGCCGGGGCGGCGGCGAGGGCGTCGGCGCGCAGCCGGGCCGTGGCGTCGCGGCCGAGGGCGTCCTCGGCCTCGGTGGTGAAGGACGGTTCGGCGAGCCAGTCGTCCTGGAGGGCGGGGGTGACCTCCAGGTGGAACTGGAGGCCCCAGGCGGCCGGTCCGGCACGGAACGCCTGGCATTCGGTCGTCTCGGTACGCGCCAGGACGCGGGTGTCCGCGCCCGGGACGATGCGGTCGCCGTGCCAGTGGAGCACGGCGGGGGCGTCCGCCAGCGGGCCGACGACCGGGTCGTCGCGGTCCACGCCCCGCAGCGGTGCCCAGCCGATCTCGCCGGGGCGGCCCAGCTCGGCGCTCGTGCGTACGGCCAGGCCCTGGGCGCGGGCGAGGAGCTGAGCGCCGAGGCACACGCCCAGCGTCGGTATCCCGGCGCGCAGCGCGTCGGCCAGAAGGTCCCGCTCCAGCTTCAGCGCGGGGTGGCCCGTCAGGTCGTCCGCGTTCATGGGGCCGCCCATGACGACCAGCCCCGCCAGGCCGGACACCGGCGGCAGG encodes:
- a CDS encoding alpha/beta fold hydrolase, whose protein sequence is MRNAVVTPEGDRIRWVELPGEEPVRVYLHGLGATSPAYFAETAVHPRLAGHRSLLLDLLGFGISDRPTGFSYTLEAHADAVAEALRAAGVSAADVIAHSMGGSVAIVLAARHPDLVARLVLIDANLDPVTPRRDRPGSGGIAALSEEEFLAGGWERVRDAAGAHWWSTMRLAGLEALHRSAVHLTRGSEPVMRELLLKLAIPRTYLLPGADAPLPGAEELTAAGVRVVPVPDCGHNIMLDNPEGYVRAVAAALAPQAAG
- a CDS encoding type 1 glutamine amidotransferase gives rise to the protein MSARTVLILQHIEVEKPGLILDALDGSGLHVDIRNLIDTPGAAADALPPVSGLAGLVVMGGPMNADDLTGHPALKLERDLLADALRAGIPTLGVCLGAQLLARAQGLAVRTSAELGRPGEIGWAPLRGVDRDDPVVGPLADAPAVLHWHGDRIVPGADTRVLARTETTECQAFRAGPAAWGLQFHLEVTPALQDDWLAEPSFTTEAEDALGRDATARLRADALAAAPALRPLAEKSLAHLRTLFMERAGL